A genome region from Rhodanobacter thiooxydans includes the following:
- a CDS encoding VOC family protein translates to MIRIGEIDHVVLRAIDVAALQRFYCEVLGCSEERRQDEIGLVQLRAGASLIDLVSIDGKLGRHGGAAPGREGHNMDHLCLRVEDYDEAAIVAHLQAHGVRIGELGSRYGARGEGPSIYLYDPQGNMIELKGGFS, encoded by the coding sequence ATGATCCGTATCGGCGAAATCGACCACGTGGTGTTGCGCGCCATCGACGTCGCCGCCTTGCAACGCTTCTATTGCGAGGTGCTCGGCTGCAGCGAGGAACGCCGGCAGGACGAGATCGGCCTGGTGCAACTGCGTGCCGGCGCCTCGCTGATCGACCTGGTGTCCATCGACGGCAAGCTCGGCCGCCATGGTGGCGCCGCGCCGGGCAGGGAAGGCCACAACATGGATCACCTGTGCCTGCGCGTGGAGGATTACGACGAGGCGGCGATCGTGGCACACCTGCAGGCGCATGGCGTGCGTATCGGTGAGCTGGGTTCGCGCTACGGCGCGAGAGGCGAAGGCCCGTCGATCTACCTGTACGACCCGCAGGGCAACATGATCGAGCTGAAGGGGGGATTTTCCTAG